The Streptomyces halobius genomic interval TACGCCACCCACCTGCGGGAGCTGATCGCCCGGCACGCCGAGGAACTGGCAGCGGTGATCGTCGAACCCGTGGTGCAAGGCGCGGGCGGCATGTCCTTCCACTCCCCCGCCTACCTACGGGTGCTGCGCGAAGCCTGCGACGCGCATGGCATACTGCTGATCTTCGACGAGATCGCGACCGGCTTCGGCCGCACGGGCGCCCTCTTCGCGGCCGAGCACGCCGACGTCGCGCCCGACGTGATGTGCGTCGGCAAGGCGCTGACCGGCGGATATCTCACCCTCGGGGCGACGCTGTGCACCACGGCCGTCGCGGACGGGATCTCGCGCGGCGAGCTGCCGGTGCTGGCCCACGGCCCCACCTTCATGGGCAACCCGCTCGCCACCGCCGTCGCGGACGCCTCGATCGACCTGCTGCTGTCCCAGGACTGGGCCCAGGAGGTCAAGCGGATCGAGGCCGGGCTGCGCAACGGTCTGGCGGCGGCCGGGAACGTCGCCGGGGTGCGGCAGGTACGCGTACTCGGTGCGATCGGTGTCGTGCAGCTCGACCACGCGGTGGACATGGCGGCCGCGACCCGGGCGGCGGTCCGGAAGGGCGTATGGCTGCGCCCGTTCCGGGACCTGATCTACACGATGCCGCCGTACATCACGGGTGACGACGACGTGGCACGCATCTGCGCCGCGGTGTGCGCGGCGGCGCGGGAGGGCTGAACTCCCCTCATCACCAAGATCCCCTCACTACCGGAGCCGGAGGTCCACCATGTCGGTACTGTTCGTGACGGGCACGGGCACAGAGATCGGCAAGACCGTGACCACGGCCGCGATCGCCGCGGCGGCGCTCGGCAGCGGACGTTCGGTGGCGGTGCTCAAACCGGCCCAGACCGGGGTCTCCGCGGGGGAACGGGGCGACGCGGCGGAGGTCGAGCGGCTGGCCGGCCCGGTCACCGCGGTCGAACTGGCCCGCTACCCGGACCCGTTGGCGCCCGCGACGGCGGCCCGGCGGGCCGGGCTGCCATCGGTCGGCCCCGTGGAGATCGCCGAGACCGCCGCCAAACTGGCCGCCTCGCACGACCTGGTCCTGGTCGAGGGCGCGGGCGGTCTGCTCGTCCGCTTCGACGCGGACGGCAACACCCTCGCCGACGCCGCACGACGCGCGGACGCCCCCGTCCTGATGGTCGCCCAGGCCGGCCTCGGCACCCTCAACGCCACCGCCCTCACCGCGCTGGCCCTGCGCTCGTACGGCCTCGACTCCCCCGGCGTCGTCATCGGCAGCTGGCCCGCCACCCCGGGCCTCGCGGCCCGCTGCAACCTGGCCGACCTCCCGGACGCCGCCGGCGCCCCGCTCCTCGGCCTGGTCCCGGAGGGCTCCGGCGCACTGCCGCCGACCGACTTCCGTACGGCGGCCCCGGGTTGGCTGGCGCCGGAGCTGGGTGGGTCGGGCGGTTTCCGCGTTTCTGGGTGAGATCGGCCGCAGCCGCAGCCTGGCGCTCCGCGTCACCCAGACGCCGGCCCTGAGGAATCCCCCCGCCCCGCGCCGTTCGGGTCTCGCCCGCCCGCCCAAGGGGGACACTGGCAGCAAGAGCGGCCGACGTCGGCGAAAGGGGTCGTCATGCTGCGGCACAGGAGGCGTCCACCGGAGACCGTGCACCATCCGGTCTTCGCCCGCTTCTACGCGCATTGCTGCGGGCCGTCCGTGGACCGGCGGGCCGGGGTGGCGGCGCTCCGGGACGAGTTGCTGGCGGGGGCCTCGGGGCGGGCCATTGAGGTGGGCGCGGGCAGTGGGCTGAACTTTCCGCACTACCCGGGGACCGTGTCGGAAGTCGTGGCGATCGAGCCGGAGTCCACGCTGCGCGAGGTGGCGCGGACGGCGGCGGCGCATGCCGGGGTGCCGGTGGATGTGGTGCCGGGAGTGGCGGAGGCGCTGCCGGTGAAGAGCGAGGCGTTCGATACGGCGGTGGTGTCGCTGGTGCTGTGTTCCGTACGGGATGTGCGGCGGGCGCTGGTGGAGTTGCGGCGGGTGCTGCGTCCGGGCGGTGAGCTGCGGTTCTTCGAGCACGGTCGGGCCGCGGGGCGGGGGCTGGCGGCGGTGCAGTGGTCGCTGGACCGGACGGTCTGGCCGCTGTTGATGGGCGGCTGTCACACATGGCGGGATCCGCTGGGCGAGATCCGGGCGGCGGGGTTCGAGGTGGTGCGCGTGCGGCGGCTGAAGGTGCCGGAGCGCGGTCCGACGCTGCCCTCGTCGCCGGCGGTGCTGGGGATGGCGGTCCGCCCACCGGAGTGAGGGAGGCGGCGCCGGGCGGCGTGGCCATCGAAGTGAGAGCGGAGGGCGCGGAGATCCGGCCGCCGGGCCGGGTGGTACGGCCCGGCTGCCTGGGCACCGGCCGGGCGGCGCGGCGTCACCCCGTCCAGCGGCGTCACCCCGTCCATGTGCGCAGCTCGTCCGCGATGGCATGGACGTCCGCCGTGCCCTCCTTGACGAGTCGGGCGAGGTCGCGGACCCGTTCGGCGGAGGTGGTGATCTTCAGGCCGCTCGCGATGAGGTAACCGTAGGCGACGGCGGTCGCGAACACCGCGTTCGAGCGTTCCAACGCCGGTACTCGGAGGAGGAGTTGGACGAGTGCTGCGGCGCGTTCCGGCGGGTCGGTGTAGACGGGGGCGCCGAATATCTCCGCTTCATGGCGGCTGACGGCGGCCACCAGGGCGCCCCAGTCGGTGACCTGGGGGTCTCCGGGGGTGTGCTGTTCGGCGATCAGAAGGAGCCAGGCGAGGTCGATGCGCAGTGTCACGTCGCGCCCGGCTGTCCTTCCCGGGCCGGGGTGGCCGCGCGGCCGCGGCCGACGCCCGGTTCCGGGCCGAACTCCTCGGCGAAGACGTGTTCGTACCGCTTCATGAAGTCGGCGGCGGCGTCGACGAAGGTCTGGCCGACCTCTCCGGCGTCCTTGAGGACGAGCTCCTCGATATAGCGGTTCATGCTCACTCCCCGCTGCAGGGCGCGCTCTCGCGCCGCTTCGGCGGTGGCTTCGTCCACGCGGACGTTCAGTTGCGTCTTCGCCACGGTTTCAAGCTAGCGCGTATCCGCTAGCGCCGACAAGGGTCGCTCCCAGCTGCGCCGGGCCGCGGCCGGAGGCACCGGTCGCCCGTCCGGCGCGCGACACGGCGCGAGCGGGACACCGGGAGCGGGCCGCGCGCCGCTCCCG includes:
- the bioD gene encoding dethiobiotin synthase, whose product is MSVLFVTGTGTEIGKTVTTAAIAAAALGSGRSVAVLKPAQTGVSAGERGDAAEVERLAGPVTAVELARYPDPLAPATAARRAGLPSVGPVEIAETAAKLAASHDLVLVEGAGGLLVRFDADGNTLADAARRADAPVLMVAQAGLGTLNATALTALALRSYGLDSPGVVIGSWPATPGLAARCNLADLPDAAGAPLLGLVPEGSGALPPTDFRTAAPGWLAPELGGSGGFRVSG
- a CDS encoding adenosylmethionine--8-amino-7-oxononanoate transaminase, which encodes MPEPLTPQQLLALDRQHVWHPYGPMPGTAAPLLIESASGVRLRPAQPVEGQAELVDGMSSWWSAVHGYNHPVLNEAARGQLERMSHVMFGGLTHEPAVRLAKRLVDITPEPLRHVFLADSGSVSVEVAVKMCLQYWRSLGKPRKQRLLTWRGGYHGDTWQPMSVCDPDGGMHELWQGVLPRQIFADAPPSGFDAEPDEAYATHLRELIARHAEELAAVIVEPVVQGAGGMSFHSPAYLRVLREACDAHGILLIFDEIATGFGRTGALFAAEHADVAPDVMCVGKALTGGYLTLGATLCTTAVADGISRGELPVLAHGPTFMGNPLATAVADASIDLLLSQDWAQEVKRIEAGLRNGLAAAGNVAGVRQVRVLGAIGVVQLDHAVDMAAATRAAVRKGVWLRPFRDLIYTMPPYITGDDDVARICAAVCAAAREG
- a CDS encoding class I SAM-dependent methyltransferase — protein: MLRHRRRPPETVHHPVFARFYAHCCGPSVDRRAGVAALRDELLAGASGRAIEVGAGSGLNFPHYPGTVSEVVAIEPESTLREVARTAAAHAGVPVDVVPGVAEALPVKSEAFDTAVVSLVLCSVRDVRRALVELRRVLRPGGELRFFEHGRAAGRGLAAVQWSLDRTVWPLLMGGCHTWRDPLGEIRAAGFEVVRVRRLKVPERGPTLPSSPAVLGMAVRPPE
- a CDS encoding toxin-antitoxin system HicB family antitoxin gives rise to the protein MAKTQLNVRVDEATAEAARERALQRGVSMNRYIEELVLKDAGEVGQTFVDAAADFMKRYEHVFAEEFGPEPGVGRGRAATPAREGQPGAT
- a CDS encoding fic family toxin-antitoxin system, toxin component → MTLRIDLAWLLLIAEQHTPGDPQVTDWGALVAAVSRHEAEIFGAPVYTDPPERAAALVQLLLRVPALERSNAVFATAVAYGYLIASGLKITTSAERVRDLARLVKEGTADVHAIADELRTWTG